ctggaaacaaccaaaattttaccaaaaaagtctGCATCGCAAAGTTcagcagatgttcaggaacagaccagcaagaaaatttatctgccacatgcgacgcagatttttttggtaaaattttggttgtttccagtgacatcttttttggtaaaaattatttggcagatgatgagaaaaactaagccagcttgtttgaactaattgggtgtaaaatttaatttttgcgtaacgaagctgaaagcgtcaactctagcgatatcattcattttagaaattgtacttcaaagagccacacttttctcgaagagatttttgttgggatatcagtcgttttagaagtgtagtcaacactgctttttataacaatttataacagaaattcgaaaatttggcgaaatttgaaaattttacgaaatttgatgaaattcgaaaatttgacgaaaatcgaaaatttgacgaagaaagcaactctctatctgccaccattcacaaaataactctaaaaccctaattgacccacccatttctaactttcgacatttttcacatatgcccctctgttctactcgtaaaactctgagactttgccgaagaaagtaactctctatctctcataatcgcaaaaatattagtcctttcatcctacgctcgagtagctcaaaatttggtcactctaatcactctagctcaaacgaatctgccccgatttttttaattatttttttgttcgaatcgtgttacgaatacctttcatttgatgggtcgcacgcctctgtaggtttcaatacagctaagctacagccgaaaacgcgttcccgaccctcgaaaaccacactcagaaaccacttcgaggccaataaaacaaaattctggtttttcctgggacaatggcgtatcacattttcatttttatgcccaccctgaggctcctgcaaaatttcatggagattggctgactagtttccgagatcgactgtcgatagatagatagaaacatacagagtaagttgaaagattttgattgtttggtgtattttgtatgaaaagtgccaatttcaaaacgatgtatctccggtaattttaaagctacatagtcgagtgatagctcgttttgctcgtatttgaagcgaaaatatgttttgtggtgatatacaccaaagggtagaaactgaaatgttcggctatatatagttgccgcgtctcaaaaaaatttcttcgttctttttttggaagttagactgcgtcaagtcctccgctatcgctccggacatgattctTCAACTTACTCTGCATGTTCCTATTTATCTAACTATCTACCGACGGGTTATATCGGAAAGTAGTCAGCGGAtcttcatgaaattttgccgaaacctcagggtgggcttaaaaatgaaaatgtaatatgCCCCAGGAAAAAGCTGTGTTTTGTTTCATTGGCGTTGAATATATTTATGGATGCATGGTCACTCTGACGTTGTATTATAGCTTTAATGAAATGTCTCGACGAGACGtgtcgaagaaaaaaaatactaCACAAATCGACCAAGTGGTAGTGAAGATCTTGGAGACCTCGGAATGGGTGAAACTCGAAGAATGACTGGTGTGAATTTTTGGTGGTTGGCATGTGAGGTTTTTATCCGacatttctgaaatttaattttgacagattttcgaatttcgtcaaatttttgagttttgttaaatttttcattttcgtcaaattatcgaatttcgaccTACAACTTCTAAAACGTGTCGATGAGTGACGCTTTCAACTCTACGCAAAAAATAGTTGACTTCATGTAGAAaatcatgttaaaaaattagcGACACACAATCGACAGATGATTCAGATCTCGTTCtcatgttttctttttatagatcatcttcaagatacggtactttTAGACgaaacctcacttaagtttcgttaaatgtttcgttcatccatgagatttttttaacgttgaTGGCATTTCCTACCGTGGATagcatttcaaacggccttgaagatgatctataagAACGAGATTGTCAGAAATACTGATAATTCAAACATTCTAATATTACACTAGAGAAACTACTTGTGTCACACTGACTATTTGAAGCGGAGGGTCGTCGATTTGGTGTAGTCATCGTCAACATTATCAGTTTAGCatgcaaatatttacaatgatGGTCAACATGAACATGAATAATTTAGAGTTCGAAGCAACAAAATGATGTTTAACTAAATCTCGACCCAATCAATTTTCTGGTCAAATATTTGATCCTACAATTCCatgaaacaatttaattttatcagcACTTCTCGCATCAGTATAAATACATCGTTTCGATGCACAACAACATCATTCAGTGATTCAGTTGTGTCgctaattatattttcaatttgtctcGATAATATTGTGCAATGAGTGACAAGGATATTCTTGCACAAACTGTGTATCATGAGGCTCGCGGTGAGAGTGAAGATGGCTGGAAAGCGGTTGCCCACGTTATTAAGAATCGAGCAAAGGCAAACAAATCGTACTGGGGCGGAAATTCGGTGGCCCGTGTGTGTAAGCAACCAGGTCAATTTGAATGCTGGGATGGAAGGAACACCGAAATTAAAGAGACATCAAAGTACAATCAAATCAAGAAGGTTACTGATCAGATTTTAGATGATTACGATAGCTATGATCTGACGAACGGTGCAGATCACTACAATAATCCTGATAAGGAGGGCTATCCCGGATGGACGAAAAATTGTGACCGAAAGGCTAAAATTGGAAATCATCAATTCTACGAAACTAAAAGAGAGTTTAAGTGAAAAAAAGGTTTTAGTTCCATTCATGTGATTCAATAAAAGGTCACCAGatccaaaaaattgccaagtCTGTTTCATTTAAAGCTGTTCCTTTTGGGCATAGGTACGAAGTTTCTTGAGAAAACTACTTTCTATGAGCAATTTAAAAGGTTTCTTTTCTTCGTACTACGAGGTTCAAAGTTTTGTTTCTTATAGAAAGTGTATTTAAGTTCTGTTACGGATCAGAAGAAACTTTTCTTCGGCAATCTTTTTATCATTAAAGGGcgcgtcattgggaaatggcaggacagtttcccgaaaatgtatggaaaattttatcacaaaaattcaccgaaaaaattcaaagaaaatcacctcttatgcttcccattgtattcgggcatagtctcttggCGACctaggcatatttgaacactaaacactttttactcgatgcaacaactacatcggggacgatagagaaatcaaaattggtgacactgtcattgaacgagtcgacagctacgtatatctaggacataaactgaagttaggtctggacaaccggactgcagaaataaaacgtaggattggtcttgcatgggcagcgttcggaaaactcagactaattttcaaaagcaaaatgaataatagtctgaaacgcaaagttttcgacacttgtgtccttccagtgctcacttatggagcggaaacgttaactttaacgaaagcatccgaagatcaattgagagtgacacaaagggccatggaacggagtatgcttggaataacactcagagacagaatgacgaatcagtggattcgacaacaaaccagggtcgttgatgtcatggaaagaatagcatctctgaaatggagctgggcgggacatattgcaagaaggacagacgaacgttggaccaaaaagatcatgaactggcgaccatataaactggcgacgagctataggtagaccaccagagagatggacaaacggaattaagaatattgcaggtacaaactggcagcaaatggtaatggatcgtacgaaatggaaagaagttggagaggcctacatccagcagtggatagaaacaggctgaaaaagaagaagaagaagaaaaacaaaaagttttttttgttttgtcgcgacaaaaacacagaaaatatttcgacataactgtgacactccgctattataagtactcgaatgaatgtttgctgtgttcacttcggcggtaaaatattttcattcaaaagtgTCCGACATTTCAGCCATGGtggacatttattaaaattgtaacctctcccacttctttaataagctaacaagacttcgctgagtctagttatgccaactctttgaataaaaatatcggctgaggtcgaataattctccgctgagctttgacaaacctctaataattctccgctaggcttcagtaagagtccgtcagaccttagcacgttgtagtaaggcaatgaagctaagcgcacactcaataagcatcagcggatacctaataattgtttctatgatttaataagactccacttagctttggcagatctccgctgagtgtccgattcgctccattgagccttcctgcaacttgcttaggcctaacgtacacttcctgaagcctagcggagaattattagagctcagcggaggtttgttaaagctcagcggagaattattagaactcagccgatatttttattcaaagaggtggcataattagactcagcgaagccttgttagcttactaaagaggaacgaacatttttttactctcagcgcagtcttacgagagactaaatttttaataaatgctttCCCATCGTTGAACGAATGttcgctgagctctcgtaaagctttaaaaaaatggtcgatgagcattattaaatgtatacgctaccctttgtcaactctttgtcaaataaaaatcatgaattataatatgtccgacactttttcgAATGAAGATATTtcaccgccgaagtgaacacagcaaacattcattctagtacttataacagcggagtgtcacagttgtgtcgaaatattttctgtgtttttgtcgcgacagaacaaaaaaaattgtttttgcatcgagtaaaaagtgtttagtgttcaaatatgccttggcgacctaaagagactatgtcCCAacacaatggaaagcataagaggtgagtttctttgaattttttcggtgaatttttgtgataaaatttgtcatacattttcgggaaactgtcctgtcatttcccaatgacgggccttgtTACTATCATCATTACtgtcattattatttaaagaAGATAGCTGATTAACTACTATGAGTTAATTACTCACGCACGGAGTAATCCGTTGGGCCTATTGTGCTACTATCGATGATTCATTTCGGTTCCATGTTAATTCATTGAATCTACCTGAACTAACGATGAAGTTCGGGACGTCCTTGGATGGGTAGTATCATAGCTAAGAGTTACGGTAAAACTTAGGCGTCCATATGATTTCTGAGGCACTTCTTTAAACAACAGCCGACCGAAGTCTTCGATCTAAGTTTTTAATATTTGcactagagatgagcgggccgacgtttttt
This genomic window from Bradysia coprophila strain Holo2 unplaced genomic scaffold, BU_Bcop_v1 contig_193, whole genome shotgun sequence contains:
- the LOC119075257 gene encoding spore cortex-lytic enzyme-like, which encodes MSDKDILAQTVYHEARGESEDGWKAVAHVIKNRAKANKSYWGGNSVARVCKQPGQFECWDGRNTEIKETSKYNQIKKVTDQILDDYDSYDLTNGADHYNNPDKEGYPGWTKNCDRKAKIGNHQFYETKREFK